The following nucleotide sequence is from Myxococcus stipitatus.
GCTGGAGGTGCTCAACCTCACCAACGCGAAGACGTACGACTTCTTCGGCGTCCAGCGTCCGGGCCGCTCGCTGTCCCTCAAGGTGACGGCGGACTTCTGACGGCGCGGAGGGACTTCACCCGCCCCGGGGGCCGGGGCGGGCGCCGCGTGGCTCAGTCTTGCGCGAGCGGGTTGGGCAGCGTGCCGTTCGGGTACAGCGCGTGGCGCAGCGCCCGGTCCGTGTAGCGCGTGACGACGAGCCGGTCCCGGTTGAGCGCGTAGCGCGGAATCTCGGGCGCCAGCAGGTCGTATTCGGCGAAGCGCTCGCGCAGCTCCGGGAAGCGCTGCTGGAAGTCCAGGATGGTGCGACGCACGCGCCGCCAGAAGGCCCGCTCGGGCACGCCCAGCTGCTCCTCGCACAGGGGCGCGAGGTAGCGGAAGTGGCCCACGAACACCTGGTCCACCACGTGCTGGCGGATGACGGACGGGTGCTTGCGCGGCAGCACGTGGTCATGCCCATCCGGCTCCGGGCCCCGCTCGGGCACGTCCGTGAAGGACACGCACACGTCGTCGACGAAGTCCTTCAGGTACAGCCGCGTGGGGACCTCGCTCCCGTCGAAGCCCAGCAGCGTGTTCTGTCCATGCGGGTTGAAGGTGATGCCATAGCGGTAGAGCACGTGCATCAGCGGGACGAGCAGCGTGTCGAACAGGCGCTGCAGCCACGTCTCCGCCCCCAGCCCCGACGCGCGCACGAGCTCCGCGACGAACGCCGTGCCCGCGCCGTCCACGTGCAGCAGCGACGCGAACGTGCGCACCCGCTCCTCCGGCGCCTGTCTCGCGGCGACCGGTTCGCGCCAGATGCAGCCCAACGTCTCCAGGTGCTGGTAGGGCACGTCCTCCAGCTGTGAGAGGTAGGGGTGGCGCACCGTCACCGAGGCCACCTCGCCGAGGAACACCGTGCGGCACTCCTCCGTGAGGAACGGGTCCGAGTCGAGCAGGCACTTGAGCCACTGGGTGACGACGGGGGCCCCCAGCGTGCAGTGCGGCGGAATCCCTCGCCACACGAGCGTGTTGAGGATGCGCAACGGCAGCTTGACGTCGTAGCGACCCGGCGTGGTGAGGTTGGCCATGGTCCGGATGGACTGCCCCGGCAGGTACAGGTCCGGGCTGTCCCCGAGCGGCACGATGCGGTGCTGCGCCACGTCCGCCGCGTGCAGCACCTGCACCGCGTGCTCCCACTGCCAGGGGTGCACGGGCATCCACACGAACGCGTCGGGCGCCAGGCCCGCGGAGGTGAGGACGCGGGTGAACCGGGCCCGCGTCGTCTCGTCCAGCTCCCTCACGAGCACCTCGCGCTCGGACAGCTCGGACGTGCCCCGGAACTCCGCGAGGCCGCGATGCACCGCCACCCAGAGCAGCCGCACGGGCTGGCGGGACTCGGGCGCGTAGCGGCGCACGTCCGACGCGGAGAAGTTCACCCGGCCCTTGTTCGCCACCAGCCAGTTGTGCCCCGTCATGTGGCACTCCAGCTCCGTGTGGCCCACCGCGCGGAGCGCCGCGGCGGTGTGCCCCCCATGCGACAGGCGCGCGGCGTCCACTGCCAGCGTCGAGGACAGCTCGTTGAAGTAGGTGGCCAGCGTGGAGGCATCCGTCCCCAGCGTGGACGCCGCGTCCGTCAGGAACCGCAGGGCATCCCAGGCCGGCTCGGCGATGCTGTTGCCGAGCATGCCGGTGGCGCTCCGCGTGAGGGAGTTCGGGTCCACCTTCATCCAGCCGAACGCCCCCGGTCGCGCGGCGAACCGGTAGGTCGTGCCGCTGCCCAGGTCGACGCGGTAGCGGCCCTCGCCTTCGGAGATGGGCTGGAGCATCTGCTCGAAACACCATTCGCCCAGGGCCTTGGCCAGCAACCGGCGGTTGGCCTCGCGCCACGCGGAGGGGCCCACCTCCGGAAGGGGTGGCACGGGATGGTCGCCGTTCACGGCGGGGGCGGGGGTTGGGACCGACGGGTCGAGGGACAGGGCTTCGCTTCGAGGACTCACGGGGACTCCTTCAAGGAAAGGGATGCATCGGGGCGAGCCGGGCGCGGGGCCCGGGTCGCCAGGTTGGAGAGGACACGGAGGGCGAGCGCGGCGCCCCCCAGACACACCGCCGCCGCGACCCCGCAGACCGCCACGTAGGCGCGGCTGAAGGCGGAATGGGCCAGCGGCAGCAACGTGGGGGCGAGGGTGTCGAACTGCCCGGTCTCCACGGCGGCGCGCAACTGGCGGGCCACGTCGAGCGGGAGCGGCTCGAGGGACAGTCGAGCGGCCAGTTGCGACGAGAACACGGCGCCGAAGACGGCCACCCCCGTGGCCGTCCCCAGCGGATAGCAGGCGTTGGTCAGCCCGGACGCCATGCCGGCGCGGTCCGCGGGCACGACGCCGACGGCCACCCCCATCAGCGGCGGGAAGATGACGGCGCCTCCCGCGCCCATCAGCACCAGCCCGCAGAAGCCCACCCACGACGACGCGGAGTGGGACGCTCCGAGCGCCAGCACCACCAGCCCCGCGCCCTGCAACGCGAAGCCCGTGGCCACGAGCGCCGCCGCCGAGAAGCGAGCCTGCAGCCGCGTCATGCACA
It contains:
- a CDS encoding IucA/IucC family protein, with protein sequence MSPRSEALSLDPSVPTPAPAVNGDHPVPPLPEVGPSAWREANRRLLAKALGEWCFEQMLQPISEGEGRYRVDLGSGTTYRFAARPGAFGWMKVDPNSLTRSATGMLGNSIAEPAWDALRFLTDAASTLGTDASTLATYFNELSSTLAVDAARLSHGGHTAAALRAVGHTELECHMTGHNWLVANKGRVNFSASDVRRYAPESRQPVRLLWVAVHRGLAEFRGTSELSEREVLVRELDETTRARFTRVLTSAGLAPDAFVWMPVHPWQWEHAVQVLHAADVAQHRIVPLGDSPDLYLPGQSIRTMANLTTPGRYDVKLPLRILNTLVWRGIPPHCTLGAPVVTQWLKCLLDSDPFLTEECRTVFLGEVASVTVRHPYLSQLEDVPYQHLETLGCIWREPVAARQAPEERVRTFASLLHVDGAGTAFVAELVRASGLGAETWLQRLFDTLLVPLMHVLYRYGITFNPHGQNTLLGFDGSEVPTRLYLKDFVDDVCVSFTDVPERGPEPDGHDHVLPRKHPSVIRQHVVDQVFVGHFRYLAPLCEEQLGVPERAFWRRVRRTILDFQQRFPELRERFAEYDLLAPEIPRYALNRDRLVVTRYTDRALRHALYPNGTLPNPLAQD